In a single window of the Gossypium hirsutum isolate 1008001.06 chromosome A13, Gossypium_hirsutum_v2.1, whole genome shotgun sequence genome:
- the LOC107894004 gene encoding monosaccharide-sensing protein 2, producing the protein MNGAVLVALAAAIGNMLQGWDNATIAGAVLYIKKEFKLESAPTIEGLIVAMSLIGATCITTCSGGISDWLGRRPMLIISSVLYFLSGLVMVWSPNVYILLLARLLDGFGIGLAVTLVPVYISETAPPEIRGLLNTLPQFTGSIGMFLSYCMVFGMSLSELPSWRLMLGVLSIPSLAYFGLTVFYLPESPRWLVSKGRMNEAKAVLQRLRGREDVAGEMALLVEGLGVGGETSIEEYIIGPANDDIEDEDISADKDRIKLYGPEAGQSWVARPVTGHGSSIGLASRHGSVVSQSAQRLVDPLVTLFGSIHEKVPEQGSTLFPHFGSMFSVGGNQARHEEWDEEGGATMEGEDYAADGPGNESDDNLHSPLISRQATSMDKDIVPNAHGSLSSLRHGSLMQSTTGEPVGSMGIGGGWQLAWKWTEKETPDGKKEGEFKRIYLHQETVPESRRGSVVSLPGGDVPADTEYVQAAALVSHSALYSSELVKQHPVGPAMVHPAETAKGPSWTDIFEPGVKHALFVGIGIQILQQFSGINGVLYYTPQILEQAGVGVLLSNLGLSSSSASLLISGITTLLMLPSIAVAMRLMDIAGRRSLLLNTLPVLIISLVVLVVASVVKMGSVVHASISTVSVVLYFCFFVMGFGPIPNILCAEIFPTRVRGICIAICALTFWICDIIVTYSLPLLLKSVGLAGVFGMYAVVCVISWVFVFLKVPETKGMPLEVITEFFAVGAKQIAATKDN; encoded by the exons ATGAATGGAGCTGTGCTTGTAGCTCTTGCAGCAGCCATTGGTAATATGTTGCAAGGATGGGATAATGCCACCATTGCAG GTGCTGTTTTGTACATAAAGAAAGAGTTTAAATTGGAAAGTGCACCAACTATAGAAGGCCTGATTGTAGCCATGTCTCTTATCGGAGCCACCTGCATTACTACATGCTCAGGAGGCATATCGGATTGGCTAGGTCGTCGCCCCATGCTAATAATCTCGTCCGTCCTTTATTTTCTTAGTGGTCTTGTGATGGTATGGTCTCCTAATGTTTATATCTTACTTTTGGCAAGACTTTTGGATGGATTTGGGATCGGTTTGGCCGTAACTTTGGTCCCGGTTTACATATCCGAGACTGCACCACCAGAAATAAGGGGGTTGCTGAATACCCTTCCACAGTTTACTGGTTCCATTGGAATGTTTCTATCATATTGCATGGTTTTTGGAATGTCGTTGTCAGAATTACCGAGTTGGAGATTGATGCTTGGAGTTCTTTCTATTCCTTCCCTCGCATATTTTGGGTTAACTGTATTCTACTTGCCTGAATCACCAAGATGGCTAGTAAGTAAAGGGCGAATGAATGAGGCGAAAGCAGTTTTGCAAAGGCTACGTGGCAGGGAAGACGTTGCTG GTGAGATGGCTTTGTTAGTTGAGGGACTGGGTGTTGGAGGTGAAACATCAATAGAGGAGTACATAATTGGCCCAGCAAATGACGACATTGAAGACGAAGATATATCTGCTGATAAAGATAGAATCAAGTTATATGGACCTGAAGCAGGTCAGTCCTGGGTGGCCAGACCAGTCACTGGACATGGTAGCAGTATAGGCCTTGCGTCTCGGCATGGAAGTGTAGTTAGCCAGAGTGCTCAGCGTCTTGTGGATCCTCTTGTCACTCTCTTTGGAAGTATCCATGAGAAGGTCCCTGAACAAGGAAGCACACTTTTTCCACACTTTGGCAGCATGTTCAGCGTGGGAGGCAATCAAGCTCGACATGAAGAATGGGATGAAGAAGGTGGTGCTACCATGGAGGGAGAGGACTATGCAGCTGATGGCCCCGGTAATGAATCCGATGACAACTTGCATAGTCCTTTGATCTCAAGGCAGGCAACCAGCATGGATAAGGACATTGTTCCAAATGCCCATGGAAGCCTTTCAAGCCTTAGACATGGTAGTCTAATGCAATCAACTACGGGAGAACCAGTTGGTAGCATGGGGATTGGTGGTGGTTGGCAGCTGGCATGGAAATGGACTGAAAAGGAAACCCCGGATGGGAAAAAGGAAGGGGAATTTAAAAGAATCTATTTGCATCAAGAGACTGTACCTGAATCTAGGCGTGGGTCAGTAGTTTCTCTGCCTGGTGGTGATGTCCCTGCTGACACTGAGTATGTCCAAGCAGCCGCTTTGGTGAGTCATTCGGCTCTTTATTCCTCAGAGCTTGTGAAGCAACATCCGGTTGGACCAGCTATGGTTCATCCAGCTGAAACGGCAAAGGGACCAAGTTGGACTGATATCTTTGAACCCGGAGTCAAGCATGCTTTATTTGTAGGGATTGGAATTCAAATACTTCAGCAG TTCTCTGGTATAAACGGCGTTCTATACTACACTCCCCAAATTCTTGAGCAGGCAGGAGTCGGGGTTCTTCTTTCTAACTTGGGCCTCAGTTCATCTTCTGCATCGCTGCTTATCAGTGGCATTACAACCTTGTTGATGCTTCCAAGTATAGCTGTCGCCATGCGGCTTATGGATATAGCCGGTAGAAG GAGTTTGCTACTCAACACACTTCCTGTCCTGATAATATCTCTCGTCGTCTTAGTCGTCGCTAGTGTTGTGAAAATGGGGAGTGTTGTGCACGCATCAATCTCAACTGTTAGTGTTGTGCTCTACTTCTGTTTCTTTGTGATGGGATTCGGGCCAATTCCCAATATACTGTGTGCCGAGATCTTCCCGACACGGGTTCGTGGCATCTGCATTGCTATATGCGCCCTTACTTTTTGGATTTGCGACATCATTGTCACGTATTCGCTCCCGTTGCTGCTGAAATCAGTTGGCCTTGCTGGCGTCTTTGGCATGTATGCAGTTGTATGCGTTATATCATGGGTGTTTGTCTTCTTAAAAGTTCCAGAAACCAAAGGCATGCCTCTTGAAGTCATTACGGAATTCTTTGCAGTTGGTGCAAAGCAGATTGCAGCTACCAAGGACAACTGA